The genomic DNA CCCTCTACTGAGCCAGAGTGTTTCAACGTTGAAGTTCCGGCCGATGATGACGTCTTCCAAAGCAGAGAAGTTAAATTCTTCCAGTTGGTTCGAGATGCTCCCCATAAATTTAAAGAAGAGTGTTCACCTGGACCAAGAGAGCACACCAACAGCATAACAGCTTTCATCGACGCCTCCAACGTTTACGGCTCTAACGAGACGGAGGCTGAACACCTTCGAGCACCCGACGGGACAATGAGAATTATGACACCTCGTCACGGCTGCCCCTTAGGGGATCTTTTACCTGCACAAACAGATCCTAAGATACCATGCGTATCAAAAGATCCTAACAGACCTTGTTTCGTAGCCGGAGACGAGCGCGCGAACGAGAATCAAGGTGAGGTCACCAAATCCTTTTATTCGCTTCTCTGATTAAGACAAATAGACCGTGGTATATCGATCTTTTTCAAACACTTCTATAGCGTATTCATATCgaatatttacaacaaaactgtaaaatattGTTACTTCTACACATGTAGACCACACATTTTCAAAGGTTCCAGCTTCAGGTGTCAAGGCTTACACACAGACATCCTTATTAAGACGTGACTGAAATGATGAAATTGCACATGAGCTCTGTTTAAACCTTTTGGTCCCAAGATCTCAACACTATTGCTTCTGAATGTCTACCATACCTTGTGTCGCGAGGAGAAAGTGTTTTTCGGTCATTTGAGGTCGTGAAATAACTCTACTCGACAAGCAATAAAGGGAGTATCCTGTGCGGGAATTTGTCATGCATCTTCCTGTCTCAAGCCCTTCCATCTCCTCCTATATTGAATAACCCTTTTATCTTCTTGctaatgatatatattttatggATTCGACAGGTCTCATGTCAGTGCATACTCTCTTCGTTCGGGAGCATAACCGAATAGCAACATTTTTCGGTGCAAACACAAAATGGGAAGCGGAGCAGATTTACCAGGAGACCAGGAGAATCGTTGGAGCGGAATTACAACTTATAACATACAACGAAGATCTGCCACTACTTCTTAGCCCCAAAACGGTAAGTAACTGTTTTCAtcgctgttttaattttttttttcgaattcccaactgacttcttttcttcattttttagaTCAGAGACAACAATCTCGCTCTGCTGAAAGGAACACGATATTTCAATGGTTACAACCCTAATGTCAATGCTCAAATGTCTCAAGCCTTCTCTGTGGCGGCTTACCGATTTGGTCACAGTATGGTTCAAGAGGAGTTTCTACGTCTAAGTCAGAATGGCTTTGAACACAAACGTAGCGATGATTCTAAGTCAGAATTCTGTCCCATCCCAGTAAAGGACTTCGGTAATCCAACCTACCTATACGAAAAGTGTAACGAGGGTGTCGATTCCATTTTTAGAGGCTTGGTTAAAAGTCCAGCAGCCAAAGTTGATGGGTGAGTGGGAGATGAATTTTTAATAGAACATCCTTTTACCTATCTCTTGCCTGGAAAAAGCGAGCCAATAGATACGTTTTCATCCgaagggggaagggaggagTTATTAGGCGAAAGAGGAAAAGTGGTGGTTGTGCGAAAACTAAAACAGTTAATTACACGAAAACATCGAACGAAATATCATTTTACCCAAATACGTCTGATTTAAATGTTTGACCTCGAGAAATTTAAAaggtttaaaaggttaactgccaaaaagtaataaataaggTTATTGAAAATATCCTATTTCTTTATTAATCATGAGTAGGATTATCAGTTACTTATTAATACACGATATTGATTTGCATACGATTGATCCTTGGGTTGGTCTGATTCTTTCCCTAGGCTCTTTTCCAAGTCTGTACAAGAAAACTTGTTTCGAGGCCCTGGTGACTTGTCCGACCTCGTATCCCTGAACATTCAAAGAGGACGCGAACGTGGTGTGCCTTCATACACAACATATCGAAACACGTTTTGTAAAATTACGCCTATAGTAAACAGCTTCGAAGATCTGCAAAAGGCTGGCATCACCCGAAAAGATATAGATAATTTGAAGTCCCAGTACCAGTCAGTCCACGACGTCGATCTTTTTGTTGGAGGTATGTCTGCGCCAGCGTAATGCCGCCATTCAGCcaatttcgattgagtgttgtgAAACCAAATCCAAAGTAATCTCCATagggagccaataagaactcaaaatGAAAGGAGGGGGAAAAGCAAGTAAACTGACTGAAGGACAGGAAAACGCAAATGATCAAGTCGtttttgtttgaagttttttcaTCTGATTGTTTAAGACGGCGACGTAACTTTTCTTGACCGGCCACAAAGAAAAGTGaatcaaaacaaatgcaatcCCGGACTACTTTATAgagtgcatttcgattgagtgtcgtagTTCTAAAACCAAAGCGATCACAACTACCAATCAGTACATAGGCGCATAtcacaaggaaccaatgagaactgcAAGAAAAAGCAAGCAAACTGCCTCAAGCGCGGGGAAACGCGAGTTATCAAGCCATCTTTGGTTTAACTTTTTGATCCTCATTGATTGGTTCTAAGGTGGatcgagttttctggaccaataacAAAGCATagtaaagaaaaaccaaagcagtcttgaattgtttttgatgtttgattgaaaattgctttacaatttttaattaactgAGTATTTGGTCGAGATATGTGCCTATTTGAGCTATTTCTTAGCTTGTAATCACAATGCTGCAAAATCTTTTAACGAATGTGAACCAGGTACACGGGTGTTCCCGAACCTTACCACTCGTGTAGCCATTCACAACGAAGGATTCGCTTTATCACACCTACTCCAGGACCCACAAAAACCTTTGTTATGATTCTTCACAGGAATGTTGGAGCCGGCAGATTCAGAGGGAGGAGCACTAGGGAAAACCTTTCAATGTATATTAGCTGACCAGTTCAAACGCCTACGAGAGGGTGACCGCTTCTGGCATGAAAATGCGCCAAACCGAATAAAGAACACTGATAAAACAGCTTTTACGCGATGCCAACTGCAAGAAATAAGAAAGGTTACATTGGCCAAGATAATCTGCGACAATGCTGAGAACATCCCTTCTATCCTCAGGAGGGTAGTGCAACAGTCAAAGACATTCGTCAATTGTAAAAAGCTACCCGAAATGAACCTGGATGTATTTACATCAGATTTCAGATGTCCGCGCCAGGGAAGGTACGTTTGCAACTATTATTGATTTGAAAGCAACTTCACCTGAATTCGGTTTGAACTTTGATTAACTGTTATttgactgttttgttttccgACAGAGTTTTGGGTGACGGCCCAGACCTTGAGGATGAAGATAAAGAAGGATCGACTCGACTGAGTAATCCGTCCACGAATATGGGATAATTCATCAGCCTCTTGACCCCGACTCGAGGATTTGCATTTGATTAATTCTAActgggtttcatgttttaaGCTTAATTTGCGcatgatcaaatttttaaatttaaattcttaAAATGGAGTATGAAAATTTTCAGCGAGATAgcttgtttatgaaatgtaaCGTTTCTTTGTAGCTGGCTGTACTGTTTTTCAAACTTACAGGGGATGGCGCCCTTATTATTACCATTTGTAGCCTGCAAGATCTTGCCATTGGTGTATCTGACAGGCATTAAGctaattttgctgttgttgttgttgttgtttcgtaGTTTCGAAACGATCGCCTTAGATATTAATGTAGTAAAGTTTACTTTAGTGACGCATCAATCAGTGTCTAGCTCGTTATTGACTATCAACTTACATGCGCAGCGGATTCGGCACTTTTCGAGTATCAGCCTTATAATCTAAGTTCACAAAGATTGATAAACCATCTCGCTTAGTTGCTTAACCCATTACAAAataacatcagtaggcatattctccatactattctctgtACATCTCCttgggtgctgacaaggagaatatttttaacaatcaaaagcttgtTTAGCTGATGATCAGTTCCTCAATTCCCGGGACCTTAATGAATGGGGTGATATTATGAGAAGAAATTGGATGTTGCACTCTTAATTAATTGTCAATACTCTACGTGAACTGAACTATCCGCCTCAGTATCGCCGGAAGCATCTTGTTGAAAAGCGATTTTCTGTTCATAGCAAAACTTgatgaaagaagagaaaggctTATGATTGGTCACCGGTTTAAGTGAGTAGTCGGGAATACAATTGTAGAGTTAATCCTTAACTTGTTGTAGCGTTCAGTCACTTTGCCACATGTGCAACCTCGAGACAATTGAATTTCACTTCGATCCCCTTCAGACATCAATTAAGTACAGTTGattgaaaaagcaaaaaataaattaaaaaaaggtcgGTGGGTGAGCTCGTTAACCCTAGTCagacatatatgttatttgccggctgggaggtccgtatggtgaaaaactgttaccgaggtcttgaaaatactgcccgaggccgtaagccgagggcagcattttcaagaccgaggtcacagtttttcaccatacggaccgacccttagccggtaaataacatatttattgtttttaaacttgacgaaattctttccgaaagaacccgaatgatttcTGGCCGTAAAcacggcaagatcttccataaactgaacaatttttgagtgagtaaatggtagttgaaatagaggtgatgcaaatttaagagagatgcctcagcgaaacattttcatttccgtaacgataaaggtgatttaaaaggcttccaaacaaactttgaaacattatttttacaagtatctgtcacaatctgacacctgtcaattagagagcgcgcaagaaaaaaaaagtgtaggaacatttgaaaaccaacagaactagtttggcaaggactgtcacgacaatgttttcttcaaaatcagtcaatgatctaacggaaagtattattcactctcatcgaccattcattcatgtacgaagatttacctctgttcattaagtaaacagcgaggaaagtaattgtgagtaaattcaatttttttattttgaagttgtgagagtttgctcgtttgtttgctgtaatggcgtgtttaattctggtctttccttcacaaaaactaaattcgaacggcacactccaacgagacacaagggaatttaatgcggccttttctcaaaaaattccttcaatttctgttgtgcaatttacggtacaaatgtccaaattgaacggaattggaaagactcaccgggagcgtatatttgttgtagaacttaaattaaaacttcgctcgctctttcactatgaacaaattgctcgagaaaattcagatattaaatgaatgaaagttccatcgtttagtttaactgtaaccaaatacctcacgtttcaactttctgggtactttttgtgaacgattaaaattaattgcagacggttttttggccgcttgtcaaccaccgtaatgacactattgtttatacaaattcattctgaaaccgaagtgatttgatagagagaaaagagaggattcataagttatttatcggcttgaggtagtgaccgacgtgaTTGCTAAAAAATAttgcccagccggaaaacgaggtatatttatgaaaaatgacaacgaaagttgggatctactcggcgactcacgaaagcgttaccgtggcccgtgggcagagataggaaaatactaaccgggtaaagaaccaatcagattccaagattcgttaccgtgccctctaaaaaaacaataaaagaaaatcttgtCCACCAATGACCTAAAAAACCGTCAAGCAGCTATGAACAAGTGTATGCAAAATCGGTTGTGCGTGCTCTACTTTCCATGAATAATCTTATGTCAACCGAGCGATATTAAAGGtgcacaagctcggagaatttatccaattaaaaaaaattaatatttggaatcgcttgacatttccaAACAAACATATCATATtagaaggctggaaacaaatATCTGGTATTAGAAGGTTGAAAGAACCTTTTGATGGAAATTCTGTGGAAATTTCTCACTGCCGGGCATTTACTCTATTTGAAACCGTGCCTGGCTGTCGCACATTAAGTCACAACGTAAATTGTAACCTTTTTGTAGAGCTTCTTTTCAAAAACTGTGAACAAATAAAGTGTTTTCACGTTGTAAAACATTGATCAATAAAATACCATTGTTTTGggcaaatgtttattttgattacatcaaatttaatatttagaattgcttaacatttctaaacaaacatctgatattaGAAGGTTGgaaacaaacatctgatattaGAAGGTTGATAGAACCTTTTGAcggaaattttgtgaaatttctcACTGCCGGGtatttagtctatttgagactGTGCTCGGCTGCCGGGCATTAAGTCAAAGCGTCAATTGCAACCTTTCTTTAAGAGCTACCCTTTCAAAAATATAGACAATTCAAATACTTTTTCGGTGTAAAATCGATCTATAAAATACCATTATTGTGTAAGTTAGTTACATGTATCTATACCATTACCTTAATCAatatttccttcattatttAATAGCCTTAGGGTCATCAAAAAGTCTTTATAACTTTAGTCTCAAAGCATCGTTCTCGCGTCATAACAGACCGAAAAACTATTCGAAGGGTTCTTGGATTGGCCATGGGTCCAAACGAGATCAGATTAAGCCATCGAAAAGAATCAGctgttttcaaatcaaagaacCGAGCGTAGTTACTGGTTAATTAGCCGCTGTAAGAATATTGGTGATGATCATAGCGTTAAAAGATCAGTAAACTAAACTCATCAATGTTTGTAGAccatatagagaataatacatgggcgcgccTAGATATGGGATTTACCTTCGAGTGTGAGCAtctcaaggaaaaataaagctGGTAATAACTTATCTATTTATCTAGTTTCTTCTCTTTCCCCATTGAATTGAATGACTGAAATCCAAATCAAATCCCCACTAGTCCAAAATTGCCTCATTTCACTAACGAAATATTTGCAAGGTTATAGTAGAAATAAAGCCAATTAGAGCTTATCTATTTTTTGCTCTCTCTTTCTCGAATCCAGTGGCTGAGATCCCCTTGTGCTCCGAAGGATTATCTCATTCCAAAAAGATATATgcgataaaagaaagaaaacatttataGGTGCCTTTCCATTTGAAAGTGTTTCAGAAAACACGGTCgatagaaatgtaaaaaaggCAAAAGTTTGACGATTCGGCGAAGTACTACCGGACCGTGCCTGTAGTTAGAGATAGGAAAATCTTGTCCACCAATGACCTAACAATCCGTGCTAAAAAAACCTGTTCAATGATATATAGTTCcggttgtttttttaaaaaaaaaagtgtgtgcatggtttttgttttctttaaggcACCCGCGAAGGATTGCATTAACCATAATTCCTTAACTTTTCCTTGAACGAAAGTCCGAACTCTTTCCTTCGAGAACATATTTTACTCTTGAGCTTAAGCCTACGTTTTTCTTTACACCGTAATTTGTTGAGCCAAAGCTGCTAAAGTCAACTCTGGCCACGGCACCTCAACCTTGCTAATACCTTTATCGTCCTTTACAATTACTGGCgcgtttgttttttcatttatagcATTTCCAAATTTGTGGTGGCATTTTAGTTTCTAACGGAACTCTGTTAATAAACAAGTTATGTTTACTTTTCTCTTCaggaagagaagaagaaggaTATGCAAGAGAAAGGTTCTTAAATGTTTAGAACACGAACCCCTGGGGAACATAAAATGTCCACATAAGTCTGAGGAGAAGGCCCGTTTTAGAACAATTGATGGAACTTGCAACAACGTGGATCAACCCTTTTTTGGAGCAGCTGGTACTCCATTCAGACGAATACAACCAGCTGGTTATGAAGATAAGGTCTCGGCACCTCGCGTGGCACAAAGTGGAGACCAGTTACCTAACGCGAGAAACGTGAGTCGTTTCGTCCATGGCAGCAATGAAGACCGCCAAAACCCTAATTCTCCAAGGCTGACCCACCTGGCCATGAATTGGGGTCAGTTCCTGGACCATGACATAGCGCTGGCGGAAGTTCAAAACGTTATTTGTGAAACTGTTCTCTCTAATGAGTCAGAGTGTTTCAACGTTGAAGTTCCGGCCGATGATGACGTCTTCCAAAGCAGAGAAGTTAAATTCTTCGAGTTGGTTCGAGATGCTCCCCATGAGTTTAAAATAGAGTGTTCACCAGGACCAAGAGAGCACACCAACAACATAACAGCTTTCATCGACGCCTCCAACGTTTACGGCTCTGACGAGAAGGAGGCTGAACACCTTCGAGCACCCGACGGGACAATGAGAATTATGACAGCTCGTCACGGCTGCCCCTAGGGGATCTTTTACCCGCACAAACAGATCGTGAGACACCATGCGTGTCAAAAGATCCTAACAGACCTTGTTTCGTAGCTGGAGACGAGCGCGCGAACGAGAATCAAGGTGAGGTCACCAAGTGCCTTAAAAAAGACCGTGGTATATCGACCTTTTTCAAACAGGTTTATAGCGTATTCAGATTGATTATTTACGattaaaactgtaaaataacGTTACGTCTACACATGTATACGTAGACCACGCATTGTCAAAGGTACAGGGTGTCAAGACTTGTACACAGACATCCCTATTAAGACGTGACTGAAATGATGAGATTGCACATGAGCTCTGTTTAAACCTTTTGGTCCCAAGATCTCAACACTATTGCTTCTGAATGTCTACCATACATTTGGTCGGAGGGGAAACTGCTTTTCGGTTATTTCAGgtaatgaaataattcatactCGACAAGCAATATAGAGAGTATTCTGCGCGGGTATTTGTCGAACATCTTCTTGTCTCAAGCCCTTCCATCTCCTCCTATATTGAATAGTTCTTTTATCTTCTTGCTAATGATACGTATTTTATGGATACAACAGGTCTCATGTCAGTCCATACTCTCTTCGTCCGTGAGCATAACCGAATAGCAACATTTTTCGATAAAAACACAGGATGGGAAGCGAAGCAGATTTACCAGGAGACCAGAAGAATAGTTGGGGCGGAATTACAATTCATTACATACAACGAATTTCTGCCACTGCTTCTTAGCCCCAAAACGGTAAGTAACTGTTttaatctctctttttttttttgtttttttttttcgaattcccaactgacttcttttcttcattttgtagaTCAGAGAAAACAACCTCGCTCTGCTGAAAGGAAAACGGTATTTTAATGGTTACAACCCTGGTGTCAATGCTCAAATGTCTCAAGCCTTCTCTGCGGCGGCTTTCCGATTTGGTCACAGTATGGTTCAAGAGGAGTTTCTACGTTTAAGTCAGAATGGCTTTGAACACAAATGTAGCAATGATTGTAAGTCAGAGTTCTTGCCCATCCCAGTAAAGGACTTTGGTAATCCAACCTAATTATACGATAAGCGTAATGGGGGTGTCGATTCCATTTTTAGAGGCTTGGTTAAAAGTTCAGCAGCCAAAGTTGATGGGTGAGTAggagataaatttttaatagaATCGAACATTCTTCTAAGTATCTCTTGTCTGGAAAAAGCGAGCCATTAGATACATTTTCATAatgagggggaaggggggattTATTAGGCGAAAGTGGAAAAGTGGAGGTTGTGCGGAAACTAAAACAGTTAATTAGACGAAACCACCGAACGCAAACTCATTTTATTCGAATACTTTTGATTGAAACTTTTTACCTCTAGAAATACAAAATCTGTGCTAGAATATTCGCTGAAAAATATTTCCTATCAGGTAACTGAtaggaaatatttattattaaagCAATAAATCCAGTCATTGAAAATATCCGATTTTATATCAATTATGAGTAGGATTATTAATACTCAATACACGATATTGATTGGCACACGATTGATCCTTGGGTTGGTCTGATTCTTTCCCAGGCTCTTTTCCAAGTCTATACAAGAAAACTTGTTTCGAGGCCCTGGTGACTTGTCCGACCTCGTATCCCTGAACATTCAAAGAGGACGCGAACGTGGTGTGCCTTCATGCACAACATATCGAAACACGTTTTGTAAAATTACGCCTATGGTAAACAGCTTCGAAGATCTGCAAAAGGCTGGCATCACCCAAAAAGATATAGATAATTTGAAGTCCCAGTACTAGTCAGTCCACGACGTCGATCTTTTCGTTGGAGGTATGTCTGCACCAGCGTAATGCCGCCATTCAGCcaatttcgattgagtgttgtgAAACCAAGTCTAAAGTAATTacatcagccaatcaaaacaaagcaaatcatCATAgggagccaatcagaactcaaaaAGAAGGGAGGGGGAAAAGCAAGAAAACTGACTGAAGAACaggaaaacgcaagtgaccaAGTCGTCtttgtttgaagtttttcatctgattgtTTAAGACGGCGACGTAACTTTTCCTGACCGGCCACAAAGAAAAGTGAATCAAAACCGACAGATGCAATCCCGGACTACTTTATAGAGtacatttcgattgagtgtcgtaaatcCAACATCAAAGCAATCACAATTACCAATTAGTACATAGGCACATATCATAAGGAGCCATttagaactgaaagaaaaagcaagcaAACTGCCTCAAGCGCGGGGAAACGCGAGCTATCATATAAACTAcagtgttatacaaggatttctaGTCCTGCGAGCCTTTACGATTCTCATTACGAGGTACTTTGTCGGAACattttcggattatggctgctgaAACACGTATCACTTTCAAtgacagtgacgttcaaactttcctagaaggggaaaaaaccaTTATGAGAACTAGGCACAAgctctttgtttccttttgcaGGATCAAAGCCGGTGCTACCGAACCTCGCCCACTCGAGTAGCTAATCGTAACGAAGGATTCGCTTTATCATGCCTACTCCAggatccgaaaaaaaaaaaaacgccaggCACTAGGGTATATCTGCATTTCACTTTCGTTAAACTTACACAAGTGAAATAATTAAGCGCAGGAGGAGGAAGGTTTAAAACAGCGTTTGTAGTAATTGTTCCTTTGTTATGATTCTTCACAGGAATGCTGGAGCCGGCAGATTCAGAGGGAGGAGCACTAGGGAAAACCTTTCAGTGTCTATTAGCTGACCAGTTCAAACGCCTACGAGAGGGTGACCGCTTCTGGCATGAAAATGCGCCAAACCGAAGAAAGAACACTGATAAAACAGCTTTTACACGATGCCAGCTGCAAGAAATAAGAAAGGTTACATTGGCCAAGATAATCTGCGACAATGCTGAGGACATTCCATCTATCCCCAGGAGGGTATTGCAACAGTCAGAGATATTCGTCGATTGTAATAAGCTGCCCGAAATGAACCTGGATGTGTTTACATCAGATTTCAGATGTCCACGGCAGGGAAGGTATGTTTGCAACTATCATTGCTTTGTAAGCAACTTCACCTAAATTTCTCTCAAATTTAATTAACTGTTattttactgttttgttttccaacagAGTCTGGGGTGACGCCTCAGACCTTAAGGATGAAGATGACGAAGGATCGACTGAGTAATCCAGAATAACATGGAATAATTCATCAGCCTCTTAATTCCGATTCGGGGATTTGTACTTTGTTAGAAAAACTATAGGTTATTTTCACCTCGGTTTAATGCTTGCGCATGATATAGATCGTATTTCAAAGCATTAGAATTCCTAAAACGGAGTATGAGAATTTTCAGCGAGATCgcttgtttatgaaatgtaaCGTTTCTTTGTAGCTGGCTGTACTGTTTTCAAACTTACAGGGGATGGCGCCCTTATTATTACCATTTGTAGCCTGCAAGATGTTGCCATTGGTATATCTGACA from Pocillopora verrucosa isolate sample1 chromosome 2, ASM3666991v2, whole genome shotgun sequence includes the following:
- the LOC131781010 gene encoding myeloperoxidase-like, with translation MAGRFLGASLLILIVGFKQGSSSVLNDPDQLEGDTYTTADVADDLADLNDLEMEQVQDSVSAGVCKEIKAKFKAAEKKSMAEAKKEKPDSLISGRQAASRASLRKSFQILQHGKRSVVDDSKVLRSLQNEACVKCTIRNICETKKVLNLLGISLKMKRKRRRRICKRKVLKCLEHEPLGNIKCPHKSEEKARFRTIDGTCNNVNQPLFGAAGTPFIRVQPADYADEVSAPRVAQSEDQLPNARNVSRFVHGSNADRQNPNSLRLTHLAMIWGQFLDHDITLAEAQGVTCETVPSTEPECFNVEVPADDDVFQSREVKFFQLVRDAPHKFKEECSPGPREHTNSITAFIDASNVYGSNETEAEHLRAPDGTMRIMTPRHGCPLGDLLPAQTDPKIPCVSKDPNRPCFVAGDERANENQGLMSVHTLFVREHNRIATFFGANTKWEAEQIYQETRRIVGAELQLITYNEDLPLLLSPKTIRDNNLALLKGTRYFNGYNPNVNAQMSQAFSVAAYRFGHSMVQEEFLRLSQNGFEHKRSDDSKSEFCPIPVKDFGNPTYLYEKCNEGVDSIFRGLVKSPAAKVDGLFSKSVQENLFRGPGDLSDLVSLNIQRGRERGVPSYTTYRNTFCKITPIVNSFEDLQKAGITRKDIDNLKSQYQSVHDVDLFVGGMLEPADSEGGALGKTFQCILADQFKRLREGDRFWHENAPNRIKNTDKTAFTRCQLQEIRKVTLAKIICDNAENIPSILRRVVQQSKTFVNCKKLPEMNLDVFTSDFRCPRQGRVLGDGPDLEDEDKEGSTRLSNPSTNMG